A genomic window from Flavobacterium phycosphaerae includes:
- a CDS encoding pentapeptide repeat-containing protein, with protein MTSDYIYDSEYSASVFAPDAIKYKNFENCIFNQCDFRECDFQTVAFIDCTFFDCNFTDAKINYVSLRDVWFTRCNFTNVNFAMTDQLIYEFNFKDCLLDYTKFYALKLRKMQFINCSMISVDFMGCDLTEALFDNCNLRRAVFIDTIANKADFSTSYDFTIDPEKSKLKKAVFSTDGLKGLLGKYDLVIKD; from the coding sequence ATGACTTCTGATTATATCTACGATTCTGAATACTCAGCCTCGGTTTTTGCACCGGATGCTATTAAATATAAAAACTTTGAGAACTGCATTTTCAACCAATGCGATTTCAGGGAATGTGATTTTCAAACCGTGGCGTTTATTGATTGTACTTTTTTTGATTGCAACTTTACCGATGCCAAAATCAATTATGTTTCGCTTCGTGATGTGTGGTTTACCCGCTGTAATTTTACCAATGTTAATTTTGCCATGACCGACCAGTTGATTTATGAATTCAATTTCAAAGATTGCCTGCTGGATTACACTAAATTTTACGCCTTAAAACTCCGCAAAATGCAGTTTATCAATTGCAGTATGATTTCAGTAGATTTCATGGGCTGTGATTTGACTGAAGCTTTATTTGACAACTGTAACCTGCGAAGAGCTGTTTTTATTGACACTATTGCCAATAAAGCTGATTTTTCGACCAGTTATGATTTTACCATTGACCCCGAGAAAAGTAAACTTAAGAAAGCTGTTTTCTCTACCGATGGTTTAAAAGGCTTGTTAGGGAAATATGATTTAGTAATCAAAGATTAA
- a CDS encoding DUF2911 domain-containing protein, whose protein sequence is MKKIIFVLATIIANYVIHAQVKTPAPSPHSTLTQVVGLTDVTVDYSRPSAKGRVVFGDLVPFGKLWRTGANANTTVTFSEDVVIKGTTLKKGKYALYTTPKADMWEVIFYTDTDNWGTPDNWDVNKVAYTTNVDPIALGNPVESLTVSINNLTNDSATLDISWEKTMVSLKFEVPTQKAAMASIEKALAGPTAGDYFSAAQYFYQSNGDLNKALDYVNKAVSMVKPGEDVPFWQLRLKSLIQAKLGDKKNAIETAKLSLAAAEKAKNADYVKMNNDSIKEWSKK, encoded by the coding sequence ATGAAAAAAATTATTTTTGTTTTGGCAACCATCATTGCTAACTATGTGATTCACGCTCAAGTGAAAACACCTGCTCCAAGTCCGCACTCCACACTAACGCAAGTAGTTGGATTGACCGATGTTACTGTTGATTATTCAAGACCCAGCGCTAAAGGGCGTGTAGTTTTTGGCGATTTAGTGCCTTTTGGAAAATTATGGAGAACAGGAGCTAATGCTAATACGACCGTAACATTTAGTGAAGATGTTGTCATCAAAGGAACTACATTGAAAAAAGGAAAGTATGCTTTATATACTACGCCAAAAGCCGATATGTGGGAAGTAATTTTTTATACCGACACGGATAATTGGGGTACCCCGGACAACTGGGATGTTAACAAAGTAGCTTATACCACCAATGTTGACCCTATTGCTTTAGGTAATCCGGTAGAATCGCTTACGGTTTCGATTAATAATTTGACTAATGACAGCGCTACTTTAGATATTTCTTGGGAGAAAACGATGGTGTCATTGAAATTTGAAGTGCCAACACAAAAAGCCGCTATGGCCAGCATTGAAAAAGCATTAGCCGGACCAACTGCCGGAGACTATTTCTCTGCCGCACAATATTTTTATCAGTCAAATGGTGATTTAAACAAAGCGTTGGACTATGTAAACAAAGCCGTTTCCATGGTTAAACCGGGTGAAGATGTTCCTTTTTGGCAATTGCGTTTGAAGTCCTTAATTCAGGCCAAATTAGGCGATAAAAAGAATGCTATTGAAACCGCAAAATTATCATTAGCCGCAGCCGAAAAAGCTAAGAATGCCGATTACGTTAAAATGAATAACGACAGTATCAAGGAATGGAGTAAGAAATAA
- a CDS encoding HAD family hydrolase, with protein sequence MIQTVIFDMDGVIVDTEPVHHYAYYQHFKQLNIAVTPEMYASFTGNSTKNIFERLKAQFNLKEEVADLVETKRQLFNDAFDSKEDLYLLEGVEDLIKELYANGMQLVLASSSATVTINRIFDRFQLHQYFTHIVSGEDFPKSKPHPAIFQHAAYLAQTPIENCIVIEDSTNGILAAKAAGIYCIGYDSYHSKMQDYSKADKVISSFKELSYDLIKHIH encoded by the coding sequence ATGATACAGACCGTAATCTTTGATATGGATGGTGTAATTGTGGACACCGAACCGGTACATCATTATGCTTACTACCAGCATTTTAAGCAACTCAACATAGCGGTTACGCCCGAAATGTATGCTTCGTTTACGGGGAACTCCACCAAAAATATTTTTGAGCGACTCAAGGCCCAATTCAACCTGAAAGAAGAGGTGGCTGATTTGGTAGAAACCAAACGCCAATTGTTTAACGATGCTTTTGACAGCAAAGAAGATTTGTATTTGCTGGAAGGCGTTGAAGATTTAATTAAAGAATTGTATGCCAATGGGATGCAGTTGGTTTTGGCTTCGTCCTCAGCCACCGTTACGATTAACAGAATATTCGATAGGTTTCAGTTGCATCAATATTTTACCCATATCGTTTCGGGGGAAGATTTTCCTAAGTCAAAACCGCATCCGGCTATTTTTCAGCACGCTGCTTATTTGGCACAAACCCCTATAGAAAACTGTATAGTCATTGAAGACAGTACCAATGGTATTTTAGCGGCTAAAGCGGCCGGAATTTATTGCATAGGGTACGACAGCTATCATTCGAAAATGCAGGATTACAGCAAGGCCGATAAAGTGATTAGCAGTTTTAAAGAATTGAGTTACGACCTAATTAAGCATATTCATTAA
- a CDS encoding energy transducer TonB, whose translation MKKITLLLLLLCSLTGFSQSTETQADNNIYNTAGIDTKPEFPGGIEKLNAMVNESYLKSGYASEKKGKVYAMFVIEKDGSLTDVKILRQVDILKAKELVRILTTLPVKWTPGKQNGKTVRVLYSLPLIIGT comes from the coding sequence ATGAAAAAAATAACGCTTTTACTGCTACTGCTTTGTTCTCTTACCGGCTTTTCTCAAAGTACCGAAACCCAAGCCGATAATAACATTTACAATACGGCCGGTATCGACACCAAACCCGAATTTCCGGGAGGCATTGAAAAATTGAATGCTATGGTCAATGAAAGCTACCTGAAATCAGGCTATGCCTCAGAAAAAAAAGGAAAAGTATACGCTATGTTTGTAATCGAAAAGGATGGCTCGCTTACCGATGTGAAAATCTTGCGTCAGGTAGATATCCTGAAAGCCAAAGAGCTGGTTCGAATCTTAACCACCTTACCCGTAAAGTGGACTCCGGGAAAACAAAACGGCAAAACGGTTAGAGTACTTTATTCGCTCCCTTTAATCATTGGGACTTAA
- a CDS encoding TatD family hydrolase — protein sequence MAYFNLHTHKFTNQPDRLELVNQYPWAFDSSIPQYSIGIHPWYIEETRLPSDLQLIDEKLALPECLALGECGLDKRIDIPLTLQIEVFEKQIALAEKHQKPLVLHLVAAYQELLEIKNRLQISVPVVLHGFSKNAQVAKHLVDHGCYLSFGKYLLRNPELKEVFLSVPNDRFFLETDTIEETLEEVYVLAAQYKGITVEALQELVEANRMQVFGI from the coding sequence ATGGCCTATTTTAATCTCCATACGCACAAGTTTACCAATCAACCCGACAGGCTGGAATTGGTCAATCAGTATCCATGGGCATTTGACAGCAGTATTCCTCAGTATTCTATTGGCATCCATCCGTGGTATATTGAGGAAACTCGATTGCCAAGTGATTTGCAACTCATTGATGAAAAACTAGCCTTACCCGAATGCCTGGCTTTGGGCGAATGTGGTTTGGATAAGCGCATCGACATTCCTTTGACTTTACAAATCGAAGTGTTTGAAAAGCAAATAGCCTTGGCCGAAAAACACCAAAAGCCATTAGTGCTCCACTTGGTAGCGGCGTATCAGGAGTTGCTTGAAATAAAAAACCGCCTTCAGATAAGTGTTCCGGTGGTATTGCATGGGTTTTCTAAAAATGCACAAGTCGCCAAGCACTTGGTTGACCATGGCTGTTACCTTTCTTTTGGCAAATACTTGTTGCGCAATCCCGAATTAAAAGAGGTCTTTCTTTCGGTACCCAATGACCGTTTTTTTCTGGAAACCGATACCATAGAAGAAACCTTAGAAGAAGTGTATGTCTTAGCCGCTCAATACAAAGGGATTACGGTGGAAGCCTTGCAAGAGCTGGTGGAAGCCAACCGGATGCAGGTTTTTGGCATTTGA
- a CDS encoding tRNA threonylcarbamoyladenosine dehydratase, whose translation MAKWQERAELLFKAEGLNKLKNANILVVGLGGVGSFAAEFLVRAGVGNMTIVDGDVVDITNVNRQLPALHSTVGMPKVHVVGDRLMDINPELNLVRVEEFLSPERALEIVTPEFDYVLDCIDSITPKLNLLIAAKRKKVKAISSMGAGGKYEASKVKVRDISRTEYCPLAKNVRKRLKDAKISKGIKAVFSTEMPDQSSVKLTDGKNFKKSFYGTNSWMPCLFGLHAAETVIKHLLKSEK comes from the coding sequence ATGGCAAAGTGGCAAGAAAGAGCAGAGCTTTTATTTAAAGCCGAAGGGTTAAACAAGTTAAAAAACGCCAATATTTTGGTAGTCGGACTGGGAGGCGTAGGCTCGTTTGCGGCTGAGTTTTTGGTTCGTGCCGGGGTAGGGAATATGACCATTGTTGATGGGGATGTGGTAGATATTACCAATGTAAACCGTCAGTTGCCTGCCTTACATTCGACCGTGGGGATGCCCAAGGTGCATGTGGTTGGGGATCGATTGATGGATATTAACCCTGAGCTGAACTTGGTTAGAGTAGAAGAGTTCCTTTCGCCTGAAAGAGCGTTGGAAATTGTGACACCCGAATTTGATTACGTCTTAGATTGCATTGACAGTATAACGCCCAAACTGAATTTATTAATTGCTGCCAAACGCAAAAAAGTAAAAGCCATCAGCAGTATGGGCGCCGGAGGCAAATACGAGGCCAGTAAAGTAAAAGTGCGCGACATTAGCCGAACAGAGTATTGCCCGTTGGCCAAAAACGTTCGTAAGCGGTTGAAAGACGCCAAAATATCCAAAGGGATTAAAGCGGTATTCTCAACCGAAATGCCCGATCAATCCAGCGTTAAACTGACCGATGGTAAAAACTTTAAAAAGTCGTTTTATGGGACCAACAGTTGGATGCCTTGTCTTTTTGGGTTGCACGCGGCCGAAACTGTGATCAAGCATTTGTTAAAATCAGAAAAATAA
- a CDS encoding VOC family protein, giving the protein MYLYIENIAFDNAIQSGAKLISPISDRDWGDRACYFADLDGHIIAFAEKIN; this is encoded by the coding sequence TTGTATTTATACATTGAAAATATTGCATTCGACAACGCTATCCAAAGCGGCGCCAAACTAATCAGTCCGATTTCAGACAGAGATTGGGGTGACCGAGCCTGCTATTTTGCTGATTTGGATGGCCATATTATTGCTTTTGCTGAAAAAATAAACTAA
- a CDS encoding BlaI/MecI/CopY family transcriptional regulator: MQKLTNKEEEIMQILWKLKKAFVKDVLAEITEDQPHYNTLSTIIRNLEEKGFVAHNAYGNTHQYYPIVKMEEYRKRFMNTAIETYFNSSYKNMVSFFAEEEKISADELREILAIIEKKQ, from the coding sequence ATGCAAAAGTTAACGAACAAGGAAGAAGAGATCATGCAAATTTTATGGAAGTTAAAAAAAGCTTTCGTAAAAGATGTATTGGCCGAGATAACAGAAGACCAGCCACATTATAACACCCTTTCCACTATCATAAGAAACTTGGAAGAAAAGGGATTTGTAGCGCACAATGCGTATGGTAACACCCATCAGTACTATCCTATTGTAAAAATGGAAGAGTACAGAAAGCGGTTTATGAATACGGCTATTGAAACCTATTTCAATAGTTCTTATAAAAACATGGTTTCCTTTTTTGCCGAAGAGGAAAAGATATCAGCAGATGAATTACGGGAGATTTTAGCTATAATCGAGAAAAAGCAGTAG
- a CDS encoding SRPBCC family protein produces the protein MKIYSLHTKQNLPISLEEAWEFLSNPKNLKVITPDYMGFKTLSGDDRAMFSGQIIQYIVTPVLGIPMKWVTEITHVKDQTYFVDEQRFGPYALWHHKHFLKEIPGGVEMEDIVDYKLPLGILGQLVHPFLVKPKLDEIFTYRRTKLIELFGEFKQP, from the coding sequence ATGAAAATATACTCCCTGCATACCAAACAAAACCTGCCCATTTCCCTAGAAGAAGCATGGGAATTCCTATCCAACCCAAAAAACCTGAAAGTCATTACCCCGGATTACATGGGATTCAAAACTTTATCAGGTGATGACAGAGCTATGTTTTCGGGACAAATTATTCAGTATATAGTAACGCCTGTCTTAGGTATTCCTATGAAATGGGTCACCGAAATTACTCATGTAAAAGACCAAACCTATTTTGTAGACGAACAACGCTTCGGGCCTTATGCCTTATGGCACCACAAGCATTTCTTAAAAGAAATTCCGGGCGGCGTAGAAATGGAAGATATAGTAGATTACAAACTTCCTTTGGGTATCTTGGGCCAATTGGTACATCCTTTTTTAGTAAAACCCAAACTAGACGAAATCTTTACGTATAGAAGAACAAAACTAATTGAATTGTTTGGCGAATTTAAACAACCTTAA
- a CDS encoding MDR family MFS transporter gives MLLTAFQRYINNFKGFTREIWILTIITFINRAGTMVLPFLSKYLKEDLSFTYSEVGWIMVCFGCGSMLGSWLGGKLSDKIGFYRIMIFSLLTTGVLLIFVEFITSFIGLCIGMFVLMSIADMFRPAMFVSIGAYAKPENRTRALTLVRLAVNLGFSAGPALGGLIIMTIGYRGLFWVDGATCIVSILIFWALVKEKKKSPFLDKEQPTAVVPQSVFKDKPFWIFQACCLVCGILFFQVFTTIPLYHGEQFHLSEFQTGLLLTMNGLLIFFLEMPLVSFVERKKINKVKVVFLGCFFMAISLYLMLITAWVGILVIMMLFMTLGEMFSFPFSNSVSLSRAPKGHEGRYMAIYTMSFSMAHILSSKMGMQIIQDYGYTANWLFMGTLGIIGTGFGLWAYRLIQAENQ, from the coding sequence ATGCTCCTAACCGCTTTTCAACGCTATATCAATAATTTCAAGGGGTTTACTCGCGAAATATGGATACTTACCATTATTACCTTCATCAATCGTGCAGGGACTATGGTATTGCCGTTTCTTTCTAAATATTTGAAAGAAGATTTGAGCTTTACCTATAGTGAGGTGGGTTGGATTATGGTTTGCTTCGGCTGCGGTTCTATGCTGGGCTCTTGGCTGGGGGGCAAACTTTCGGATAAGATTGGCTTTTACCGCATCATGATTTTCAGTTTGCTGACTACCGGGGTATTGTTAATTTTCGTAGAGTTCATTACCAGCTTTATAGGCTTGTGTATCGGTATGTTTGTATTGATGAGCATAGCCGATATGTTTCGTCCGGCCATGTTTGTTTCTATAGGAGCTTATGCCAAACCCGAGAACCGAACACGGGCTTTAACCTTAGTGCGGTTGGCAGTGAATTTAGGGTTTTCTGCCGGGCCTGCCTTAGGAGGTCTAATCATTATGACTATTGGCTATCGCGGGTTGTTTTGGGTAGATGGCGCCACTTGTATCGTGTCCATCCTTATCTTTTGGGCACTAGTCAAAGAAAAAAAGAAATCACCTTTCTTGGATAAAGAACAACCAACTGCAGTCGTACCTCAATCGGTTTTCAAAGACAAACCTTTTTGGATATTTCAGGCATGCTGTTTAGTTTGCGGCATCTTGTTCTTTCAGGTATTCACCACCATCCCGTTATACCACGGAGAACAGTTTCATTTGAGTGAATTTCAAACCGGATTGTTGCTAACGATGAACGGCTTACTGATTTTCTTCCTCGAAATGCCGCTGGTGAGTTTCGTTGAACGCAAAAAAATCAACAAAGTCAAAGTAGTTTTTCTGGGCTGCTTCTTTATGGCTATTAGTTTGTATTTAATGCTGATTACCGCTTGGGTAGGCATATTGGTCATCATGATGCTCTTTATGACTTTGGGCGAGATGTTCTCTTTTCCTTTCTCCAACTCGGTCTCACTAAGCCGTGCCCCTAAAGGCCATGAAGGACGCTATATGGCTATTTATACTATGAGTTTCAGTATGGCTCATATCCTGAGTTCTAAAATGGGGATGCAAATCATTCAGGATTATGGCTATACGGCCAATTGGCTTTTCATGGGCACCTTGGGAATCATCGGAACCGGCTTTGGTCTCTGGGCCTATAGGCTGATACAAGCCGAAAACCAATAA
- a CDS encoding SDR family NAD(P)-dependent oxidoreductase encodes MKNILLIGGSYGIGLALVKELQNDHHVYVASRTSENLSGLHCTHIPFDALTDTLDKTKLPEVLDGLVYCPGSINLRPFKGLKPEAFEADLQINFISLIKVIQTVLPNLTASEQSSIVLFSSVAAGMGMPFHTSVAAAKGAIEGFAKALAAEYAPKIRVNVIAPSLTDTPLADKFLNSEEKKDKSAQRHPLKRVGTAQDMAQMADFLLSDKSSWISGQIFHVDGGMSTLLVNANS; translated from the coding sequence ATGAAAAACATACTGTTAATAGGCGGTTCCTATGGTATTGGCCTAGCCTTAGTCAAAGAACTGCAAAACGATCACCATGTTTATGTGGCTTCCAGAACAAGTGAAAACCTGTCAGGATTGCATTGCACCCACATTCCCTTTGATGCCTTGACGGATACATTAGACAAAACTAAACTCCCCGAAGTACTTGACGGACTAGTGTATTGCCCGGGAAGTATTAACCTGCGACCTTTTAAAGGCTTAAAACCCGAAGCTTTTGAAGCTGATTTACAAATCAATTTCATTAGTTTGATCAAAGTCATTCAAACGGTTTTACCTAACTTAACCGCTTCGGAACAGTCGAGTATAGTGCTGTTTAGTTCTGTAGCCGCCGGTATGGGCATGCCGTTTCATACCAGTGTAGCCGCAGCCAAAGGGGCTATCGAAGGTTTTGCCAAAGCCTTAGCAGCCGAATACGCTCCCAAAATAAGAGTCAATGTAATAGCGCCTTCTTTAACGGATACGCCTTTAGCTGATAAATTCTTAAACTCCGAGGAGAAGAAAGATAAGTCAGCCCAACGTCATCCGTTAAAACGTGTGGGGACTGCTCAGGATATGGCGCAAATGGCCGACTTTCTGCTAAGCGATAAAAGCAGTTGGATTTCGGGACAAATTTTTCATGTGGATGGCGGTATGTCAACCCTTTTAGTTAATGCTAATTCATAA
- a CDS encoding cryptochrome/photolyase family protein: MNLFWFRRDLRLEDNVGLFHALKNSDEVLPIFIFDETILAQLPKDDARVTFIHKQLEKMQSQLNSIGKSMAVFYGEPFEVFNKILTENNIKTVYTNHDYEPYARKRDLELYHLFQEYDIEFKTSKDQVIFEKSEVVKDDGTPYVVYTPYSKKWKENFKKITLTNYDSENYLNKIAVHTYPFLSLENIGFEKSSIQVTPYDVSETLIQNYEATRNYPAMNKTSYLGIYFRFGAVSIRKMVAKAIAEKNETFWNELIWREFFMQILWHFPHTTTKSFRDKYDAIRWDNNEALFQKWCDGQTGYPFVDAGMRELNTTGHMHNRVRMIVASFLCKHLLIDWRWGEAYFATKLLDYEQASNVGNWQWAAGSGVDAAPYFRIFNPTEQIKKFDKDLAYIKKWVPELNTLDYPLPIVDHKEARERCLVTYKKAVG, translated from the coding sequence ATGAACCTGTTTTGGTTTCGTCGCGACTTGCGATTAGAGGATAACGTCGGCTTATTTCACGCTTTAAAAAACAGTGATGAAGTGCTTCCTATCTTTATTTTTGATGAAACAATACTTGCTCAACTGCCCAAAGACGATGCGCGTGTAACGTTCATTCACAAGCAATTAGAAAAAATGCAAAGCCAATTAAACTCCATCGGGAAGTCGATGGCGGTGTTTTATGGCGAACCATTTGAAGTATTCAACAAAATCCTGACGGAAAACAACATTAAAACGGTTTATACCAATCACGATTACGAACCTTACGCCCGCAAACGTGATCTGGAATTGTACCATTTATTCCAAGAATATGACATCGAATTCAAAACCAGTAAAGACCAAGTAATCTTTGAAAAAAGTGAAGTGGTTAAAGACGACGGTACGCCTTATGTTGTCTATACACCATATTCAAAAAAGTGGAAAGAAAACTTTAAGAAGATAACCTTAACAAACTACGATTCAGAAAACTACCTCAACAAAATAGCAGTCCACACCTATCCGTTTTTAAGCTTAGAAAATATTGGTTTTGAAAAATCTTCCATCCAAGTTACGCCTTATGATGTATCCGAAACGTTGATTCAAAACTACGAAGCCACACGCAATTACCCGGCGATGAACAAAACGTCCTACTTGGGCATTTACTTCCGCTTTGGTGCTGTTTCTATCCGAAAGATGGTAGCTAAAGCCATAGCCGAAAAAAACGAGACCTTTTGGAACGAACTGATATGGCGGGAGTTTTTTATGCAAATCCTTTGGCACTTTCCGCACACCACTACTAAAAGTTTCCGCGATAAATACGATGCCATCCGTTGGGACAATAACGAAGCCTTGTTCCAAAAATGGTGCGACGGACAAACAGGTTACCCGTTCGTAGATGCCGGAATGCGCGAACTGAATACCACCGGACATATGCACAACCGTGTTAGAATGATTGTGGCCAGTTTTTTATGCAAACATTTATTAATCGACTGGCGTTGGGGAGAAGCCTATTTTGCCACCAAACTATTAGATTACGAACAAGCCAGCAATGTCGGGAATTGGCAATGGGCCGCCGGTAGCGGTGTAGATGCAGCGCCTTACTTCAGAATCTTTAACCCGACAGAACAAATCAAGAAGTTTGACAAAGACTTGGCCTATATCAAAAAGTGGGTGCCGGAACTGAATACGTTAGACTATCCACTTCCTATCGTGGATCACAAAGAAGCACGAGAGCGTTGCTTAGTGACGTATAAAAAAGCGGTGGGTTAA
- a CDS encoding SsrA-binding protein, protein MYRLLAQLNKLILPSFTKQQLDLAKAKKWQMAIIGWRYYVTCRALK, encoded by the coding sequence ATGTATCGCCTTTTAGCCCAACTCAACAAACTCATTTTACCGAGTTTTACCAAACAACAATTGGATTTAGCTAAAGCCAAAAAGTGGCAAATGGCCATTATCGGCTGGCGGTATTATGTTACTTGCAGGGCATTGAAATAA
- a CDS encoding M56 family metallopeptidase, which yields METLFIYLVKSSGLLAMFYLAYHFLVRKETFFDGNRWFLLAGLFTSALLPLFFIKKIVWVERPKMALEDLVAYTQQATSNTKEIQAVEAFDWMQLIWIGYSLIALVLVIRIVLNLYSLYRMLHKQQMFKREGYTLVDLDDNISPFSFFNYIVYNSDFYTDDELQSIILHEQVHSKERHSADILITKLFCVVFWFNPFIWLYKKAIAQNLEYIADQKAIQQLDDRQAYQHALLKVVSHQNCLSITNHFYQSLIKKRIVMLNTNQSHKRNTWKYAVILPALVGFVLLFQIKVVAQEIDLATWTKNISNPNQVSVKIDKNCSDAQLKHEAAKLKDEHGVTLKFSKVKRNTSGEITCIKVSYKDENGKKGTTQVSGDEPIKPILFFKNNQSIGFGSPKSFRVHANGTTAGNGEHFVYKFDDSIPENYNVDINIEAPEAPEAPEAAEAPEAPEAMTWINSDNGNSKIVIKKDGKAPLVIVDGKVMEGDESILSKKEIDELKNSFKMNIDGESAQVIINGQDMAKIRSNALADAQVQMKRMSPQIRAQVKREMQRAHADMERAKPEIERAQMEIDAARPEMERAKAEMQKAKDEMIKAKEEMLKAKAEFERERANLKKPAKK from the coding sequence ATGGAAACACTATTCATCTATTTAGTAAAATCGAGCGGACTGTTAGCCATGTTCTATTTGGCTTATCACTTTTTAGTACGCAAAGAAACGTTCTTTGACGGCAATCGTTGGTTTTTATTAGCCGGATTGTTTACCTCAGCCTTGCTGCCTTTGTTCTTTATCAAAAAAATAGTTTGGGTAGAAAGACCTAAAATGGCATTGGAAGATTTAGTGGCTTACACCCAACAAGCGACCTCAAACACAAAAGAAATACAAGCTGTTGAAGCATTTGATTGGATGCAACTTATTTGGATTGGTTATAGTCTCATTGCATTAGTTTTAGTGATTAGAATTGTGCTTAATTTATACTCACTCTATCGAATGCTTCACAAACAGCAAATGTTTAAAAGAGAGGGGTATACACTAGTTGACTTAGACGATAACATCTCCCCTTTTTCGTTCTTCAACTACATCGTGTACAACTCCGATTTTTATACCGATGACGAGCTCCAAAGCATCATATTACACGAGCAAGTACACAGCAAAGAACGCCACTCGGCTGATATTTTAATTACCAAATTGTTCTGCGTAGTTTTCTGGTTTAACCCGTTTATATGGTTGTATAAAAAAGCCATAGCGCAAAACTTGGAATACATAGCCGACCAAAAGGCCATTCAACAACTGGACGACCGACAAGCCTACCAACACGCTTTATTAAAAGTAGTTTCTCATCAAAACTGCCTATCCATCACTAATCATTTTTATCAATCATTAATCAAAAAACGAATCGTTATGTTAAACACCAATCAATCACACAAAAGAAACACCTGGAAGTATGCGGTAATTCTGCCGGCCTTAGTTGGTTTTGTACTGTTATTCCAAATCAAAGTCGTAGCACAAGAAATCGATTTGGCCACTTGGACCAAAAACATCAGCAACCCTAATCAAGTTAGCGTCAAAATTGATAAAAACTGTTCTGATGCCCAACTAAAGCATGAAGCGGCTAAACTAAAAGACGAGCACGGCGTAACCCTGAAATTTTCAAAAGTAAAACGAAACACTTCGGGTGAAATTACCTGTATCAAAGTATCCTATAAAGATGAAAACGGTAAAAAAGGTACTACTCAAGTAAGCGGTGACGAGCCTATCAAACCGATACTTTTCTTTAAAAACAACCAATCTATTGGCTTTGGTTCGCCTAAATCATTCCGAGTGCATGCCAATGGTACTACTGCCGGCAACGGAGAGCATTTTGTCTATAAATTTGATGACAGCATTCCGGAAAACTATAATGTTGATATAAACATAGAGGCTCCGGAAGCCCCTGAGGCACCGGAAGCGGCAGAAGCACCCGAGGCTCCTGAAGCCATGACGTGGATTAATAGTGACAATGGGAATTCAAAAATCGTTATCAAAAAAGACGGGAAAGCGCCTTTAGTTATCGTTGACGGAAAAGTGATGGAAGGAGATGAAAGTATTTTGTCTAAAAAAGAAATAGACGAACTTAAAAATTCCTTCAAAATGAATATTGACGGTGAAAGCGCTCAAGTCATCATCAACGGACAAGATATGGCCAAAATCAGAAGCAATGCCTTGGCAGATGCCCAAGTTCAAATGAAGCGAATGAGTCCGCAAATCAGAGCACAAGTAAAAAGAGAAATGCAAAGAGCCCATGCGGATATGGAACGTGCCAAACCGGAAATAGAGCGTGCCCAAATGGAAATAGATGCCGCAAGACCCGAAATGGAACGCGCTAAAGCAGAAATGCAAAAAGCCAAAGATGAAATGATTAAGGCCAAAGAAGAAATGCTGAAAGCCAAAGCCGAGTTTGAAAGAGAAAGAGCCAACTTGAAAAAACCGGCGAAAAAATAG
- a CDS encoding DUF2200 domain-containing protein, with translation MEKNKIYTMIVAGVYPHYINKAEKKGRTKAEVDAIIYWLTGYDEKSLQQQIDLRVDFETFFNQAPQLNPNANKITGVICGYRVENIEDALVQKVRYLDKLIDELAKGKAMEKILRK, from the coding sequence ATGGAAAAGAACAAAATATATACGATGATAGTGGCCGGTGTCTATCCGCATTATATTAACAAAGCCGAGAAAAAAGGACGCACCAAAGCCGAAGTAGATGCCATTATTTATTGGTTAACCGGCTATGACGAAAAGAGCTTGCAACAACAAATAGACCTACGTGTTGATTTTGAAACGTTCTTTAATCAGGCACCTCAACTTAACCCTAATGCTAACAAAATTACCGGTGTTATTTGCGGGTATCGGGTAGAAAACATTGAAGATGCCCTAGTGCAAAAGGTACGCTATTTAGACAAGTTGATTGATGAATTGGCCAAAGGAAAAGCCATGGAGAAGATTTTAAGAAAGTAA